One genomic window of Aptenodytes patagonicus chromosome 3, bAptPat1.pri.cur, whole genome shotgun sequence includes the following:
- the UGP2 gene encoding UTP--glucose-1-phosphate uridylyltransferase isoform X1: MSSFAKDFSKAMSQAGSSQFQEVIRQELEYSMKVELDKILATAPSNELEHTKKDLEGFKKLFHRFLQEKGPSVDWGKIQRPPEDSIQPYEKIKARGLPDNIASVLNKLVVVKLNGGLGTSMGCKGPKSLIGVRNENTFLDLTVQQIEHLNKSYNTDVPLVLMNSFNTDDDTKKILQKYSHSRVKIYTFNQSRYPRINKETLLPIAKDVSYSGENTECWYPPGHGDIYASFYNSGLLDNLIGEGKEYIFVSNIDNLGATVDLYILNHLMNPPNGKRCEFVMEVTNKTRADVKGGTLTQYENKLRLVEIAQVPKAHVDEFKSVSKFKIFNTNNLWIALSAIKRLQEKNTIDMEIIVNPKTLDGGLNVIQLETAVGAAIKSFENSLGINVPRSRFLPVKTTSDLLLVMSNLYSLNAGSLTMSEKREFPTVPLVKLGSSFTKVQDYLRRFESIPDMLELDHLTVSGDVTFGKNVSLKGTVIIIANHGDRIDIPAGALLENKIVSGNLRILDH; this comes from the exons ATGTCGTCTTTCGCGAAAG atttcAGCAAAGCAATGTCTCAAGCTGGCAGTTCACAGTTTCAGGAAGTCATTCGACAAGAGCTGGAGTACTCCATGAAAGTAGAACTTGATAAGATACTTGCGACTGCACCCTCAAATGAGCTAGAG CACACTAAAAAGGACCTGGAAGGATTTAAGAAGCTATTTCATAGATTCCTACAAGAAAAGGGACCATCTGTGGACTGGGGGAAGATTCAGAGACCTCCAGAAGATTCT atcCAACCCTATGAGAAGATAAAGGCCAGAGGACTGCCCGATAACATTGCTTCTGTCTTGAACAAGCTGGTGGTTGTGAAACTAAATGGCGGCTTGGGCACAAGCATGGGTTGTAAAGGCCCAAAAAGTCTTATTGGGGTGCGGAATGAGAACACCTTCTTGGATCTGACAGTTCAGCAGATTGAG CATTTAAACAAATCCTACAACACTGATGTTCCTCTTGTTCTCATGAATTCCTTCAACACTGATGATGACACaaagaaaattttgcagaaatacagtcACAGCCGTGTGAAGATATATACTTTTAATCAAAGCAG GTATCCTAGAATTAACAAGGAAACTCTGCTGCCAATAGCCAAGGATGTGTCTTACTCAGGAGAGAATACGGAGTGCTGGTATCCCCCAGGCCATGGAGATATCTACGCCAGTTTTTATAACTCTGGTCTGCTGGACAACCTTATCGGAGAGGGGaaggaatatatttttgtatCCAACATAGATAACTTGGGTGCCACTGTGGACCTTTACATTCTTAATCATCTTATGAACCCACCCAATGGAAAACGCTGTGAATTTGTCATGGAAGTCACAAACAAAACCAGGGCGGATGTGAAG GGTGGCACGCTTACGCAATATGAAAACAAGCTGAGGCTGGTGGAGATAGCTCAGGTCCCAAAAGCACACGTGGATGAATTCAAGTCCGtgtcaaaattcaaaatattcaatACCAACAATCTGTGGATTGCTCTGTCTGCGATTAAAAGGCTGCAAGAGAAAAACACTATTGACATGGAGATCATTGTTAACCCAAAG ACTCTGGATGGAGGCTTGAACGTTATCCAGTTGGAGACTGCAGTTGGTGCTGCTATTAAGAGTTTTGAGAACTCTCTGGGTATAAACGTACCTCGTAGTCGTTTTCTGCCTGTTAAGACCACGTCAGATCTCTTGCTTGTGATGTCTAATTTGTATAGCCTTAATGCTGGATCTCTAACAATGAGCGAGAAGCGTGAATTTCCAACAGTGCCTCTTGTCAAACTGGGAAGTTCTTTCACAAAG GTTCAAGATTACCTGCGGAGGTTTGAAAGTATTCCAGATATGCTGGAGCTGGATCATCTCACGGTTTCAGGTGATGTTACATTTGGGAAGAACGTTTCATTAAAG GGAACAGTCATCATCATTGCAAATCACGGCGACAGAATTGACATCCCAGCTGGAGCTCTACTGGAGAACAAAATCGTATCTGGCAATCTTCGGATCCTGGACCACTGA
- the UGP2 gene encoding UTP--glucose-1-phosphate uridylyltransferase isoform X2, with product MSQAGSSQFQEVIRQELEYSMKVELDKILATAPSNELEHTKKDLEGFKKLFHRFLQEKGPSVDWGKIQRPPEDSIQPYEKIKARGLPDNIASVLNKLVVVKLNGGLGTSMGCKGPKSLIGVRNENTFLDLTVQQIEHLNKSYNTDVPLVLMNSFNTDDDTKKILQKYSHSRVKIYTFNQSRYPRINKETLLPIAKDVSYSGENTECWYPPGHGDIYASFYNSGLLDNLIGEGKEYIFVSNIDNLGATVDLYILNHLMNPPNGKRCEFVMEVTNKTRADVKGGTLTQYENKLRLVEIAQVPKAHVDEFKSVSKFKIFNTNNLWIALSAIKRLQEKNTIDMEIIVNPKTLDGGLNVIQLETAVGAAIKSFENSLGINVPRSRFLPVKTTSDLLLVMSNLYSLNAGSLTMSEKREFPTVPLVKLGSSFTKVQDYLRRFESIPDMLELDHLTVSGDVTFGKNVSLKGTVIIIANHGDRIDIPAGALLENKIVSGNLRILDH from the exons ATGTCTCAAGCTGGCAGTTCACAGTTTCAGGAAGTCATTCGACAAGAGCTGGAGTACTCCATGAAAGTAGAACTTGATAAGATACTTGCGACTGCACCCTCAAATGAGCTAGAG CACACTAAAAAGGACCTGGAAGGATTTAAGAAGCTATTTCATAGATTCCTACAAGAAAAGGGACCATCTGTGGACTGGGGGAAGATTCAGAGACCTCCAGAAGATTCT atcCAACCCTATGAGAAGATAAAGGCCAGAGGACTGCCCGATAACATTGCTTCTGTCTTGAACAAGCTGGTGGTTGTGAAACTAAATGGCGGCTTGGGCACAAGCATGGGTTGTAAAGGCCCAAAAAGTCTTATTGGGGTGCGGAATGAGAACACCTTCTTGGATCTGACAGTTCAGCAGATTGAG CATTTAAACAAATCCTACAACACTGATGTTCCTCTTGTTCTCATGAATTCCTTCAACACTGATGATGACACaaagaaaattttgcagaaatacagtcACAGCCGTGTGAAGATATATACTTTTAATCAAAGCAG GTATCCTAGAATTAACAAGGAAACTCTGCTGCCAATAGCCAAGGATGTGTCTTACTCAGGAGAGAATACGGAGTGCTGGTATCCCCCAGGCCATGGAGATATCTACGCCAGTTTTTATAACTCTGGTCTGCTGGACAACCTTATCGGAGAGGGGaaggaatatatttttgtatCCAACATAGATAACTTGGGTGCCACTGTGGACCTTTACATTCTTAATCATCTTATGAACCCACCCAATGGAAAACGCTGTGAATTTGTCATGGAAGTCACAAACAAAACCAGGGCGGATGTGAAG GGTGGCACGCTTACGCAATATGAAAACAAGCTGAGGCTGGTGGAGATAGCTCAGGTCCCAAAAGCACACGTGGATGAATTCAAGTCCGtgtcaaaattcaaaatattcaatACCAACAATCTGTGGATTGCTCTGTCTGCGATTAAAAGGCTGCAAGAGAAAAACACTATTGACATGGAGATCATTGTTAACCCAAAG ACTCTGGATGGAGGCTTGAACGTTATCCAGTTGGAGACTGCAGTTGGTGCTGCTATTAAGAGTTTTGAGAACTCTCTGGGTATAAACGTACCTCGTAGTCGTTTTCTGCCTGTTAAGACCACGTCAGATCTCTTGCTTGTGATGTCTAATTTGTATAGCCTTAATGCTGGATCTCTAACAATGAGCGAGAAGCGTGAATTTCCAACAGTGCCTCTTGTCAAACTGGGAAGTTCTTTCACAAAG GTTCAAGATTACCTGCGGAGGTTTGAAAGTATTCCAGATATGCTGGAGCTGGATCATCTCACGGTTTCAGGTGATGTTACATTTGGGAAGAACGTTTCATTAAAG GGAACAGTCATCATCATTGCAAATCACGGCGACAGAATTGACATCCCAGCTGGAGCTCTACTGGAGAACAAAATCGTATCTGGCAATCTTCGGATCCTGGACCACTGA